AGTTAATTCGGGACAAGGTTGTGGCTCTCTTTCTTCTTCTTCCCGAGGAATAAATCCAACTTCTTCTGACACAGGAACGGATTGTCTTGATCTGATACAAGAGGTAGCCACAACTAAACCCAGTACAGCAAGAGAAATACCGCCAAAAATTAATAAGCCTGAACTAGCACTTCCAGCCAGTCCTAAGCCACCGACGACCATAAGAATTATAGGAATAGCGATTGCTAGAATAGCAAGGCTGACTTTCAATGACTTAGACTGACAAACTCCTTGACTTGTTTCACTATTTTTTGTTAAATTTGGGCAGCTGCATAGCCTGCTTAAATTAATCATATTTTACCCATTTGGATGAAAGAAAGGAACGAGCACAATATTTTGCAGGTTGGTCTATTTAAATGCAAATTGAAAATGGGTTTTTCGGTATGATTTTTTATTGATGTCTTCAAACTCATTGAGTTAGGCGTCTTTTCTATAGGTTACCTATTTCCTCTAGGGCAAGAGCTTAAGTCTTCTCTCTGCAAAGTAATTTCTTAGAAAGTTCAATCTCTAATAGAGGAGTTATTCTTACAACTGAAAATATGAAGGTCTAGGGCTATTAAAAGATTAGAACAAAATTTAGAATGATCAATATATTTTCAAGTCAATTCTGAAAATGGAAAAATCCAAAACAAGCACTGCGAGCACATCTTCAAGCACTTAGAATACCCAAAATTATTGCAGGTGAAGTCCCGAAATTACTAAATCATGCTTTCAACGAGGACCATCAGAGCAAAACTTTGGTTACTGACTTTCTACAACTATAATTTTGTCTGCTTACTACAAGCAAAAAAACCACGAACCTATTCCCATAAGAACCCCATCACACTATGAGCTAGAACTTCGTCTTAAAAGTTCAGGGGACGCCAGTGAACAATAACTCTACTAAAAGTATACAAATGGACTTCTGAGCTACCAAGAACACCTAATTTTTCTAATTCTTTTAATATCCTCGGTCCAAGTAAACCTCGTGTTTCGGGATTCTCATCGGCATAATCAAAGAACAAAAGTTTAGCCCACAGCATATCTGGAGTCCCTAGGGGAATCACACTCTGTATTTGGCCGTTCTCTTTTTTTTCAGCTATATGAATGATAAAGGCTAAAAATAATCTAGAGAGCTTTTCTAACCCTTTTTGACTGACTGTATCCCTGGATTCTGTCTTTAAAATTTCTCGGCAAAGCTGGGGGAAGTTAATAGAAAAGTCTGTCGATATTTCTTTAACGAATGGGCTTTTTTGCACCTTCTTGAGTTTGTATGTAGAAAGCTTTATACCAGAAAGATCCAATTTACTAGATAAGCTAGGATAATTTACCCAGAAGCTTACGGTATCTATTTTTGAGGATGTTTGAGAAGAATCAAAAGTCATGAAACAGCTTTCTAAAGGCAAAGAAGCATAAACGAGGGGTAGATGACGTACATTTTGTAAAAGTTCAGGATGGTTAACGAGTAGTTGCTTTTTATCTTTAGGCACTAAAGAATCCAAAGAGACAAATGCGACGCTTATAAGAGAGATAGCTATGCAAAAGAAATCGTATAGCCAAAGCAATAAGAGTAATAGGGAAGAGGAGTACACCGATATAGGTTGGGGAAGCACGGCCAGGAAGAGTGAGAGACCAAGCTCTATTCTCAGAATCTCGAGCAACTATGTAGGATTGCTCACCCCCTAAGTAAAAGCAGGCATCCAGAAAAGAAACGGTTTTTTCTAAAAACGAAGGTTTGGAATAGTTAGAAAAAATGAGATAAGGCATCTTTCCTCCCAAATAACAGATATTCATTATTATAACATAAAGAATAGGAAAGGCTTAGAATAATTTTAACAACTAAATTCTCTTGCCTAGAAGAAATTATGGGGGAACTGTCTGGAAGCGGTTCTAGATGATTTTATTGTAAAAAATCCCCTTACACTATCTAGACAAAAGGAAGTTACCGAACCCATAACACTGTCGGCTATCAAGATTTTATTTTAACAGGGGTACAGGGTTAGCAGTTGAGGGGAGTTGGTTGAGATCCAGGGGGTATAGAAAATCCCAAGGCTTTAAAAATAATTTTATTACTAGTGATAAATTCTTCATCTTCATCTGTAGTAGAACCCGAGCTGCACTCTAAAACAGAGGACTTAAAACCCACTCGATAAACATGTTGACTGCTAAGGCTCTGTTGGAATCCGGATTTAATTTTACGAATGGCATAGACTTGTTCTGAAGGAATTTTAATTTCGGAGACTTCTTGATCGATTAAAACTGCGGCTACAGTGTAAGGACCGACTTGTATCTGGTAATTGAACATACCTTTATCAATCCCTTGAAGGTCCAACCACACATCTCTTTCTGTTAAAATTTGACTTTTGGCTAGACTTCTCCAAATATTACAGTAAGACATCTTATTAATGAGAACTTTGGCGTCACGCTTATAAACCTTCACGACATCTTTAAGCTTCGGAGTGTAGCTCGAAAAGAGTTGTCTACGTTCTACTGATATCTCTTTGGATTTTGATTTAGAAACTTCTTCTGAAAAATGACTGCAAGTAGGTGAGGAAGGGGAAAAACGGCTAAACCCTCCTCCAAATGGAGGTAGACCGCTCACACAAAATAAAGAGGGCTCGACTTTGTCGGGATAGGGAACAGTTAAAACTTCTCGCCAAGGAAATAGTTTCCAATCCATTTCCGTCTCTTTAACATAGCCTCAAAAACACGTAAACGAACCCTTAATTATAGAAAAGAAGATAATGTTTTTTATCCAAATCACTTATATTAAAGTATTTATGGACTATACTAAGACAAACAACGTTAAAAAGATCAAAAGATTTTTTGTTGAGAACAAAATTTTATTCGAAAAATTATTTTCTCTATTGCCTACGGCTGGATGTATATGGGGTGTTCGTTTTCGAAAGGATGGATAAGTAGCTAACTATAATATCCTTATATTAAGGTTTAGTATTAATTAATTCAACATAATACATATTATCAGACGTTATGTAAACGCCTTGTATGCACAGAGCGAGCCCAGTTCGTCCACCTCAACGGCGGCAATGTCGATGCTCCTGATTGAAGAGTCAGCAAACACTCTCCTGTCGTCAGGTTAAATTTCCTTACCTCCTTCTCAGCTTTCCACAAAATAGGATCAGAAATAACAATTGGATAACCGCAGATCTCGCTAAGATAACGAGAAAACTCTGCATCACTCTGAGGAACTCCGTGTTCTCTCAATTCTGACCAAGTAAGTATCTGTAATGCTTGAGAGAACTCTCTATTATCCAGGCAATCAAAAGGTAGAAATACAACATAATGGTTATCGGGATTATAGATAGCATTCCCGAATGACTTCATCCATCTGGATAATCTATTTCCCTTCTCTCCTGTTGTCAAATCTTGTAATGTCAACACTTGCTCTAAAGTCAGAGACCTTAAAAGACGCACTCCACGCAAAGAAAACCCATGTTTTGCTAACAACAGCAGATATTTTGCAAAATGTTCTTCCGTGAGCTTAAGGTTGATAAGCGCAGATTCTCGGCTGTGAGAGACGTATTGACAGTAGCGGGCAAACAACGAACTTACAATCTCTTTATTTTTCTCCCAAGTATCTAAATCTGCGTGATAAACAAGATAACTGTACTCAGTATCCGATATGATCTCGGCGACTACCCAGAAAACAGGAGAAAAAATAGTAATGGATTCATCTGAAAAACCTAAGCGAGAAACCCAATATGCAGACAGGGAACCCCGAGATTGCCAAGCTTCTCGGGGAAGAGGACATAGTAAAAAACGATTTCTTTCTAGGGCGCATACATCGCAGAAATTTGACAGCCATAAAAATGGACAATACGATAATAAAATGTCCTCGAATTTGTCTTGGATAAGAGATAGCAACTCGATGTCTCTAGAGCTGAAAAATGCAGAAATTCTATCCATACCGAAATCGGTGATCTTCTCCCTAAGAGACCGAGATAAGGTGTTTAATGACAGAGAGGAATGGAGAAACTTCAGATGATCCATAAACTCGTCAAATTCTTCAAAGCTCAAGTTTTGCTCTACTAGCAGCTCCCCTATAACTGCGGGAAAGTTATCTCGAAAAACGGCAAGTAGATCTCTAGATATGACCGTATGCGTTTCCTCTGCCCCCTCTTCCCGTGTATTAACTAAAGTAATCGGATGAATAGCTACTGGACCTTGCGGAATTTCACGATCATTCTCAATACATTCATGATCGCTTTCTTCTCTTTTAAGCTGATACTTCTGTAGTAATAAGATGTGTGTAATAAGTTTAACAACCAGAGCTATAATTACAGGGATAACCAAAAGGTATGCTAGTATCTTCATACAACTTTGTATGCAAGAAAACTCGGGCTTAACTACCCTATAGCATAAGGATCCGCTCTCAGACAAATCTGTCACTTGAATTTTAGGACCACAAATATGAAGAAAACTGCCTATGCGTTCTATTACTGTCTCTAAACGCACAGGCTGTCCTGAAGATACTTTCTTTTCTATATATTGCGGAGAGAACGATACGGGTGTGAAAAAATACAGGTCCACGCTAACTTAATCCTCAAAAATAATTCTATCTACACTAAATCCTTTATTATCAAGACCCCCCACATGTTCCCCTAAAGAAAACGTGGTTTGACGTATATAAAAGGTCTCTAAGCCAAATACTCCCAAGAGTGCGTTTGTTTGTCTCCCTTGCTGAATAAGATTTTCGACTTCTTCCTGAGTCATACCATCTCTAACAGGTACACCCAATAAGAAATTCGCCGTGTTATCTAATCTGTCCCGTGATACCTCACAAGTTTTGGTCGCTGATGTCACGATATCTTGACTACCGTTATCCCATGTGTGCAAGAAACCGGGATAATGGATAAAACTGCATCCGGGTATCTCGGTTAACCTAAATTTAAAATGAACTCAGCGTTTTTTTGTAATTCTTCTAAGTTGCGCGCACCTAACTATCCCATACCTGACCGCAGCCCACCTAAGATTTGATAAAGCACATCATCAAACGAACCTTTGTACGGTACAAGTCCTTCTACTCCTTCTGGAACAAACTTTGTAGCACTACGTTCTTGAAAATAACGCTCGGCACTTCCCTTTTCCATAGCGCCCTGAGAGCCCATACCCCTATACATTTTGTAAGCTTGACCATGAACATGAACAATATCTCCTGGGGCCTCGTCAGTGCCTGCTAACATACTGCCAAGCATAACGCAATGCGCGCCAGCAGCAAGAGCTTTAACAATATCGCCAGAATACCGCATGCCTCCATCAGCAATAATACGAACAGAAGAACCGTGCAAGGCCTCTACAACATCCATAATAGCTGTTAATTGCGGCATCCCCACGCCCGAAACGATCCGTGTTGTGCATATAGATCCAGGTCCAATACCCACCTTAACAGCATCAACACCAATTTCAGCTAAACACAAAGCTGCTTCCCTGGAGACAATATTTCCTACTATGAGCGTCACTTCAGGGTAGTTCTAAGATATAAGGCGGTATCCAGCACGCATCTAGAGTGTCCATGAGCAGTGTCGATAACTAAAGCATCGACACCAGCTGCAACTAAAATATCCGCTCGTTGCCAACCTTGTTGGCCAATACCTACAGCACAGCCCACTGCAAAAGAGGAATCTTGTGACTTTATTTGCTCTACAATATGAACTTGCTCATTTACAGTGATATTTTTATGAACAACCCCCAACCCTCCAGCTACTGCCATACCTCTAGCCATGGAGAATTCTGTAACAGAATCCATGGCTGCAGATAAAATAGGAACGGCTAAAGGCAAAGACTTTGAAACAGAAGAGAACAAACAAGTTTCTTGTGGAAGTACTTCAGAGTACTCAGGTTTTAATAAAACATCATCAAAAGTCAGAGCTTCGCGCATATAGTTCTCAAAGTGAAGATAATCAAGTTCGGTACGCAATTAAAGAACCAACGCTTCTCACTAAACAACAGACAGTCTGCCGAAAATCCAGGTAAAAGCATTGTAGTTGCGCGGATACTAGTACTTATTTGCAATAATCTCAACGGATTATTACAAAATGGAGTAAAAATTCCTTAATAAGGAAGTCCGGTAGATGTCTCCAAAACTCTTCGCACAATTCCCAACAAAATCCAAAAAACTTAGACAATTTTGCTTCGCTCTAGTATTGACAACTAAGCAAATTCAACAGAATAACTGAGAGCTTATAAAAAGCTCTCAGAATACATTGAGATGACTGCATTCACAGTGCAACAGACAACGCTAATAACGAATAGGAGCGTCTTTATATTCATCGTGAATGGTTTTTACCGATCGACCATCAGCTAAAAAAGTTGTTTCCAAATAATCCTCAGAAAAGTGTTCACCAAAACTCTCTCTGACATTATCTGATGTGATTCCATCCCAGATCATGGAATAGTACCCCTTGACAGGAAGCACATGCTGGGTGCAAACCTGGTCCCCAGCGATCCACGCATAAGCTACACTGTGCTTACATTGCCCTGAAGAGATATAATCAGAAACCACAACGGGAATGCAGTCATAAACCCCTTCACGACGGCGACAGGCAACGAAATCATCTTCTCCAAGGGCTAAAACAATTCCATTGCAACGCTTCCCAGGAGCATACTGCAAATTCAGGGCACCATGATTATCTTCACCATCCGCATCTGTAACTCTAGAGGAACTCTCGAAGAGACGAATATCCAAATTATATACTCTAACATAATTATGAAGCCAAACAGCATGCGGGTAGTATTCTTGAAGAGTATGTTGCGCTGAAATAGGGTT
Above is a genomic segment from Chlamydia abortus containing:
- a CDS encoding DUF1389 domain-containing protein, with the protein product MDLYFFTPVSFSPQYIEKKVSSGQPVRLETVIERIGSFLHICGPKIQVTDLSESGSLCYRVVKPEFSCIQSCMKILAYLLVIPVIIALVVKLITHILLLQKYQLKREESDHECIENDREIPQGPVAIHPITLVNTREEGAEETHTVISRDLLAVFRDNFPAVIGELLVEQNLSFEEFDEFMDHLKFLHSSLSLNTLSRSLREKITDFGMDRISAFFSSRDIELLSLIQDKFEDILLSYCPFLWLSNFCDVCALERNRFLLCPLPREAWQSRGSLSAYWVSRLGFSDESITIFSPVFWVVAEIISDTEYSYLVYHADLDTWEKNKEIVSSLFARYCQYVSHSRESALINLKLTEEHFAKYLLLLAKHGFSLRGVRLLRSLTLEQVLTLQDLTTGEKGNRLSRWMKSFGNAIYNPDNHYVVFLPFDCLDNREFSQALQILTWSELREHGVPQSDAEFSRYLSEICGYPIVISDPILWKAEKEVRKFNLTTGECLLTLQSGASTLPPLRWTNWARSVHTRRLHNV
- a CDS encoding gamma-glutamylcyclotransferase family protein, yielding MRKLLIYLLGCVLLILTGCSQSISSKNSTDTLEQVFCIQFPVSDFLSYPAAYLPSQYLSKEYLDPKVSESVDNESRRIWKEIHTKMQLTTPYIPIVVYGSLMNPISAQHTLQEYYPHAVWLHNYVRVYNLDIRLFESSSRVTDADGEDNHGALNLQYAPGKRCNGIVLALGEDDFVACRRREGVYDCIPVVVSDYISSGQCKHSVAYAWIAGDQVCTQHVLPVKGYYSMIWDGITSDNVRESFGEHFSEDYLETTFLADGRSVKTIHDEYKDAPIRY